A single genomic interval of Fibrobacter sp. UWB4 harbors:
- the nadC gene encoding carboxylating nicotinate-nucleotide diphosphorylase has protein sequence MYGDNSTPVFPTEDALTMIRLALAEDVRTGDVTSEWTIPADQKQHARLIAKEDGVLAGLPIIELVFQELKANAKVTLHKKDGDVVKKGDLIAELDGTTHELLTGERTLLNFIQQLSGVATVAHTFQEALKGGKTKVLDTRKTIPGFRTLQKYAVRVGGGSNHRMGLFDMVLVKDNHIAAAGGVLEALEVVKKNNKQGLMVEMEVENFDQLRALLNKGVDVIMLDNMSNEMMAEALKIIKESGDKCLVEGSGNMTLERAKQIATLGLDFISVGALTHSVKALDISMRI, from the coding sequence ATGTACGGCGATAATTCTACTCCAGTATTCCCAACCGAAGATGCTTTGACCATGATCCGCCTCGCTTTGGCGGAAGACGTTCGCACGGGCGACGTGACCAGCGAATGGACCATCCCCGCAGACCAGAAACAGCATGCCCGCCTCATCGCCAAAGAAGATGGTGTGCTCGCCGGCCTCCCGATTATTGAACTCGTGTTCCAGGAACTCAAGGCAAATGCCAAGGTGACGCTCCACAAGAAAGATGGTGACGTCGTGAAGAAGGGCGACCTGATTGCCGAACTCGACGGAACAACGCACGAACTTTTGACAGGCGAACGCACGCTCCTGAACTTCATCCAGCAGCTTTCCGGCGTGGCTACTGTGGCTCACACGTTCCAGGAAGCATTGAAGGGCGGCAAGACCAAGGTTCTCGACACCCGCAAGACGATTCCGGGTTTCCGTACTTTGCAGAAGTACGCCGTTCGCGTCGGTGGCGGTTCCAACCACCGCATGGGCCTCTTTGACATGGTGCTCGTGAAGGATAACCATATTGCAGCTGCCGGTGGCGTACTCGAAGCTCTTGAAGTCGTCAAGAAGAACAACAAGCAGGGCTTGATGGTCGAAATGGAAGTCGAAAATTTCGACCAGCTCCGCGCTCTCCTCAACAAGGGTGTCGATGTCATCATGCTCGACAACATGAGCAACGAAATGATGGCCGAAGCCTTGAAGATTATCAAGGAAAGCGGCGACAAGTGTCTTGTAGAAGGTTCTGGCAACATGACGCTCGAACGTGCGAAGCAGATTGCGACGCTTGGTCTCGACTTCATCTCTGTCGGTGCCCTCACGCACAGCGTCAAGGCCCTCGACATCTCGATGAGAATTTAA
- a CDS encoding UDP-glucuronic acid decarboxylase family protein produces the protein MRCLVTGGAGFLGSHLCERLLNDGHEVICLDNYFTGRMANVAHLRDNRNFELIRHDVTEPILLEVDRIFNLACPASPIHYQFNPVKTIKTSVMGAINMLGLAKRVKARILQASTSEVYGDPAVHPQTEDYWGNVNPIGIRSCYDEGKRVAETLFMDYHRQNKVDIRIVRIFNTYGPRMLPNDGRVVSNFIVQALNGEDITIYGDGSQTRSFCYVDDLIEGFVRMMNQDKIIGPVNIGNPGEFTMLELAKEVLELTGSKSKIVYKPLPGDDPKMRRPDITLAKSALKWEPTIPLRQGLEKTIVYFDNLLKTK, from the coding sequence ATGCGTTGTTTAGTTACTGGTGGTGCTGGATTCTTAGGAAGTCACCTTTGCGAAAGACTTTTGAATGACGGTCACGAAGTCATTTGCCTGGACAATTACTTCACAGGCCGTATGGCTAACGTTGCCCACCTGCGCGACAACCGCAATTTTGAACTCATCCGTCACGATGTGACCGAGCCGATTCTTCTGGAAGTGGACCGCATTTTCAATTTGGCCTGCCCGGCAAGCCCGATTCATTACCAGTTCAACCCGGTAAAGACCATCAAGACAAGCGTCATGGGTGCAATCAACATGCTCGGCCTTGCAAAGCGCGTCAAGGCCCGCATCTTGCAGGCCAGCACAAGTGAAGTCTACGGCGACCCGGCTGTGCATCCGCAGACCGAAGACTACTGGGGAAACGTGAACCCCATCGGCATCCGCAGCTGCTATGATGAAGGCAAGCGCGTCGCCGAAACGCTCTTCATGGATTACCACCGCCAGAACAAGGTCGATATCCGCATTGTCCGCATTTTCAATACGTACGGTCCGCGCATGCTCCCGAATGACGGCCGCGTTGTTTCGAACTTCATTGTCCAGGCGCTCAATGGCGAAGACATTACCATTTACGGTGATGGTAGCCAGACCCGCAGCTTCTGCTACGTGGACGATCTCATCGAAGGCTTTGTCCGCATGATGAACCAGGACAAGATTATCGGACCGGTCAACATCGGCAATCCTGGCGAATTCACGATGCTTGAACTCGCTAAAGAAGTGCTTGAACTCACGGGTTCCAAGAGCAAGATTGTCTACAAGCCGCTTCCGGGTGACGATCCGAAAATGCGCCGTCCGGACATCACGCTTGCCAAGAGCGCCCTCAAGTGGGAACCGACAATTCCCTTACGCCAGGGCCTCGAAAAGACAATCGTCTACTTCGATAACTTGCTCAAGACGAAGTAA
- a CDS encoding DUF3943 domain-containing protein, with protein sequence MLYRKLLPLLLFLSVSVFGEDISKGMVPDVTNPIPLGVIPLFSVPPQTLSEDSINVEYSITNTTFEDTLDVEVLNKPKELSPFIVLGEIFGFNGFVWAWDRYVLDKDYARTGPSFWKRNFKEGWEWDHNHWAINFYGHPYQGATYYNFARGAGYGFYASLLFSAIGSYTWEMFAETEYPAPNDLIATSIGGAVYGEVLYRLSRKFYGVDESSWYKQVGAFGLAHAAYLQRKVFGNRDGITGNTPMDLSLFLGAGSRFGNIYRFGGRNEDDLDQRWDDKHIMYGGEIEYGKPFRKVKRPFDYFTLFAMGEVGPDGTLFQLDVTGKLTNVGVHGRGHWVDFATYLDYCTFYGDFATVGTISIGTGIDFSLWLLPSLRFRMYHQIYFILLGTTDMGYDDLIQAVHPEYESDMDNYQYNMGAKYVLGVEVLVGKKFRLKNKMIIDVLHTIPGSLPHYGADGWDMLLMNYTSVEYDLTDVFSVGGRLDTYAKIAAYSSEFFEPMSRGVFAYTMYFSYKLF encoded by the coding sequence ATGTTGTATCGAAAATTATTGCCATTACTTTTATTTTTGTCGGTAAGTGTATTTGGTGAAGATATTTCCAAAGGCATGGTCCCTGATGTGACGAACCCTATTCCGTTGGGCGTTATACCCTTGTTTTCGGTTCCGCCACAGACATTATCCGAAGATTCTATCAATGTCGAGTATTCTATTACAAATACGACTTTTGAGGATACTCTTGATGTGGAAGTCTTGAACAAGCCCAAGGAGCTGTCTCCGTTCATTGTTCTGGGCGAAATTTTTGGATTTAACGGGTTTGTATGGGCTTGGGACCGCTATGTCCTTGATAAGGATTATGCCCGTACTGGCCCGAGTTTCTGGAAGCGCAATTTTAAGGAAGGGTGGGAATGGGATCACAACCATTGGGCCATTAATTTCTATGGGCATCCTTATCAGGGGGCGACTTATTACAACTTTGCTCGCGGTGCGGGGTATGGATTTTATGCGAGTCTTCTGTTTTCTGCAATTGGCAGTTACACGTGGGAAATGTTTGCAGAAACGGAATATCCGGCTCCGAACGATCTTATTGCGACATCTATTGGCGGAGCCGTTTATGGCGAAGTCCTTTACAGGCTTTCGCGAAAATTTTATGGGGTTGATGAATCTTCCTGGTATAAGCAAGTCGGTGCGTTTGGACTTGCCCATGCCGCATATCTGCAAAGAAAGGTCTTTGGAAATCGCGATGGCATTACAGGAAACACTCCGATGGACTTGTCCTTGTTCTTAGGAGCTGGTTCCCGTTTTGGAAATATCTACAGGTTTGGTGGCCGCAACGAGGATGATCTGGACCAGCGCTGGGATGATAAGCATATCATGTATGGTGGCGAGATCGAATATGGTAAACCGTTCAGGAAGGTCAAACGTCCTTTTGATTATTTTACTTTATTTGCTATGGGGGAAGTAGGCCCCGATGGTACGCTTTTTCAGCTTGATGTGACTGGAAAACTTACAAACGTTGGGGTTCATGGTCGTGGACACTGGGTGGACTTTGCAACCTATCTCGACTATTGTACATTCTATGGCGACTTCGCAACGGTCGGCACAATTTCTATCGGAACGGGTATCGATTTTTCGCTCTGGCTCTTGCCATCGCTTCGCTTCCGCATGTACCACCAGATTTATTTCATTCTGCTTGGAACAACGGACATGGGCTATGATGACTTGATCCAGGCTGTACATCCGGAATATGAATCTGATATGGACAATTACCAGTACAACATGGGCGCAAAGTATGTTTTAGGTGTTGAAGTGCTGGTTGGGAAAAAGTTTCGTTTGAAAAATAAAATGATTATCGATGTTCTGCATACAATTCCTGGTTCGCTTCCGCACTATGGCGCCGATGGCTGGGATATGTTGCTGATGAATTACACTTCGGTTGAGTATGATCTGACGGATGTCTTTTCTGTAGGAGGCCGCCTGGATACTTATGCAAAGATTGCTGCATATTCCTCTGAGTTCTTTGAACCCATGAGCCGAGGCGTCTTTGCGTACACCATGTATTTCAGCTATAAACTATTCTAA
- a CDS encoding helix-turn-helix domain-containing protein, with protein sequence MNDIPFHKNANIRTADFSILNYLQQVNVLPDKIAMFSNLKEFGLENYVKVQAAVLLLVKRGSVDVELDLKTYHLEAGALFVVFPEQVLRAKKASEDFDPICIACSKNMIDELIIRFDDNTRLILRFRENPLQQLNKDEFDRLNTSFEFLKKKFETTENNSCRLQVLKNHLIGLLYECIGFVEEPLTTDVVKSRGQVLFAQFIDLVVEKHREQHSVKYYADELGITPKYLSAVAEEQTGKNAKRWIDEHIALDAKVLLRSSSRDIQKVSKILNFPDVSFFGKFFKRLVGVSPKAYRKTAE encoded by the coding sequence ATGAATGACATTCCTTTTCATAAAAATGCGAATATCCGCACGGCGGATTTTTCGATATTGAATTATTTACAGCAAGTAAATGTGTTGCCTGACAAGATTGCCATGTTTAGCAATCTCAAGGAATTCGGACTTGAAAATTATGTAAAAGTACAGGCGGCAGTGCTCCTCTTGGTGAAACGAGGCTCTGTGGATGTTGAACTTGACCTTAAGACCTATCATCTTGAGGCGGGTGCTTTGTTTGTCGTTTTCCCAGAGCAGGTCTTGCGAGCCAAGAAAGCGTCAGAAGATTTTGATCCAATCTGTATCGCTTGCTCCAAGAATATGATTGATGAACTGATCATTCGCTTTGACGACAATACGCGCTTGATTTTAAGGTTCCGGGAAAATCCGCTTCAGCAACTGAATAAGGATGAGTTCGATCGCCTGAATACAAGCTTCGAATTCCTGAAGAAAAAGTTTGAAACGACTGAAAACAATTCATGCCGCTTGCAAGTTCTCAAGAATCACCTGATTGGCCTCTTGTATGAATGTATCGGCTTTGTCGAGGAACCGCTTACAACGGATGTGGTCAAGAGCCGTGGCCAGGTGCTATTCGCGCAGTTCATTGACCTCGTTGTCGAAAAGCATCGCGAGCAGCATTCTGTGAAGTACTATGCCGATGAACTCGGAATCACGCCGAAGTATCTCTCTGCCGTTGCCGAAGAGCAGACGGGCAAGAATGCCAAGCGTTGGATTGACGAACACATCGCTCTCGATGCAAAGGTGCTATTGCGCTCGTCATCCAGAGACATCCAGAAAGTCTCCAAGATTCTGAACTTCCCGGACGTCTCGTTCTTTGGCAAGTTCTTCAAGCGCCTCGTCGGAGTTTCTCCCAAAGCTTACCGCAAAACCGCAGAATAA
- a CDS encoding toxin-antitoxin system YwqK family antitoxin translates to MKLRNVVLFTLLFASVLFLAACDEEERKEYYGNGALKSITTYRDSVIDGPYISYYENGKVWEKGQYKNDEKDGAWNTYRENGKIAEEVNYKSGQVDGEWKTWYEKGKLRSVKYYKENLEDGSWKEWFENGQQKTEVKYEAGVCDACFCKYKADYDKVCFEKEWYENGQLKEWRYKTENEEKCVVKIWYMNGQLKEVLDYKDGKIFTYKCWYVNGNLQEEIVSSKGFDDGKWRTCVEEYGSRKLLAESFSEEGFLKEWFENWKWKNIENIKKGWKNGATSIRNAIRKEWYDDGKLRRERYYKDGRDSLWKSWHENGRLQSECSYKLGKQDGKCQEWYENGKLKNIESYKDGWKNGVWKSWHENGRLQSECSYKLGKKTGKCREWYENGKIKKKEYYKDGEPDGVHKEWYENGKLSAIRKFKKGLFTGLWRSWFENGKVATEINYNNCQEDCIERHWFEYGAYFRDYHVPSSNVYSK, encoded by the coding sequence ATGAAATTGAGAAATGTCGTCTTATTCACGCTGCTTTTTGCCTCTGTTTTGTTTCTTGCTGCTTGCGATGAAGAAGAACGTAAGGAATATTACGGTAACGGTGCGTTAAAATCCATTACGACATATCGTGATAGTGTAATAGATGGCCCGTACATCTCGTATTACGAGAATGGAAAAGTATGGGAAAAGGGGCAATATAAAAATGACGAGAAAGATGGGGCTTGGAATACATATCGCGAAAATGGAAAAATCGCAGAAGAAGTAAATTATAAATCGGGTCAAGTAGATGGAGAATGGAAAACTTGGTATGAAAAAGGAAAATTACGTAGTGTAAAATATTACAAAGAGAATTTGGAAGATGGCTCTTGGAAAGAATGGTTTGAAAACGGTCAACAGAAAACTGAGGTGAAATACGAAGCTGGTGTTTGTGACGCATGTTTTTGCAAATATAAAGCCGATTATGATAAAGTTTGTTTTGAAAAAGAATGGTATGAAAATGGACAATTGAAGGAATGGCGTTATAAAACTGAAAATGAGGAAAAATGCGTTGTGAAAATATGGTATATGAATGGACAATTAAAAGAGGTTCTGGATTATAAAGATGGTAAAATATTTACTTATAAATGTTGGTATGTAAATGGCAATCTGCAAGAAGAAATAGTATCATCTAAAGGGTTTGATGATGGAAAATGGCGCACTTGTGTTGAAGAATATGGATCTCGTAAGTTACTTGCAGAGTCTTTTAGTGAAGAAGGATTTTTGAAGGAATGGTTTGAAAACTGGAAATGGAAAAATATTGAGAACATCAAAAAAGGGTGGAAAAATGGTGCTACGTCTATTCGGAATGCTATTCGAAAAGAATGGTATGATGATGGAAAATTACGAAGAGAAAGATATTACAAAGATGGACGTGATAGTCTTTGGAAATCATGGCATGAAAATGGTCGTTTGCAATCGGAATGTTCATATAAATTAGGCAAACAAGACGGAAAATGCCAGGAATGGTATGAAAACGGCAAATTAAAAAATATCGAGAGCTACAAGGATGGATGGAAAAATGGTGTTTGGAAATCATGGCATGAAAATGGTCGTTTACAATCGGAATGTTCATATAAATTAGGTAAGAAAACTGGAAAATGTAGGGAATGGTATGAAAACGGGAAAATAAAGAAAAAAGAATATTATAAAGATGGTGAACCTGATGGTGTTCACAAGGAATGGTATGAAAATGGAAAATTGTCTGCAATACGAAAATTTAAAAAAGGCTTGTTTACGGGCTTATGGCGTTCATGGTTCGAAAATGGAAAGGTTGCAACAGAAATAAATTACAATAATTGTCAGGAAGATTGTATTGAGAGACATTGGTTTGAATATGGAGCGTATTTTAGGGATTATCATGTTCCTTCAAGTAATGTTTATTCCAAATAA
- a CDS encoding toxin-antitoxin system YwqK family antitoxin: protein MKLRNVVLFTLLFASVLLLAACDKEERKEYHGNGVLKSVTTYCKNIKEGKYISYYWGGEVNEMGFYKNDKPEGAWKKWHENGLLAFKGFYYDGMRDSVWRWWHSNGQLSKEEFYKGKMYSYWIQNCRRISDCKDEFIRDGVSREWYANGKIESEEHYKNGVRDGSSKGWFDDGQLRSEKFYKSGKIDGIWKIWHNTGRVFGEYSYRLGQQEGVSRNWHINGLLSHEGMYKSGKKNGTWKSWYWNGQLQEESFYVSGIIDGVRKKWYQDGKLKEMISYKLGKFDGAWKAWHENGQLKEERFYKNGEYEGTWTEWHRNGRLKSKVIYKDGKRYGTWKWWYDNGKMQWEDNYVLDRAHGVWKRWYKNGKLKSLFYYKDGHLEGARKKWFEDGKIAEEEHYNDGKLDGVRKTWFENGRLKAEEYYELDKPIGVWKKWNENGELIEEETYKDGFKTSVLDKPVSRDDGQYKKKRRRKSVPTMSVIGRLRSYNIDDSLKARQSITDEPIWKRKLD, encoded by the coding sequence ATGAAACTGAGAAATGTCGTCTTATTCACGCTGCTTTTTGCTTCTGTTTTGCTCCTTGCTGCTTGTGACAAAGAAGAACGCAAAGAATATCACGGTAATGGAGTATTAAAATCCGTTACAACATATTGCAAAAATATCAAAGAGGGCAAATACATCTCTTATTATTGGGGTGGAGAAGTAAATGAGATGGGTTTTTATAAAAATGACAAACCAGAAGGTGCTTGGAAAAAGTGGCACGAAAATGGACTACTAGCATTTAAAGGCTTTTATTATGATGGTATGCGGGATAGTGTTTGGAGATGGTGGCATAGCAATGGGCAATTGTCGAAAGAAGAATTTTATAAAGGTAAAATGTATAGTTACTGGATTCAGAATTGTCGTCGAATTTCGGATTGTAAAGATGAATTTATTCGAGATGGCGTAAGTAGAGAATGGTATGCGAATGGAAAAATAGAATCAGAAGAACATTATAAGAACGGAGTGCGAGATGGGTCTAGTAAAGGTTGGTTTGATGATGGTCAATTGCGTTCTGAAAAGTTTTATAAGTCAGGAAAAATTGATGGCATCTGGAAGATTTGGCATAACACTGGGCGAGTGTTTGGGGAATATAGTTACAGATTGGGTCAACAAGAAGGTGTGTCAAGAAATTGGCATATAAATGGTCTTTTGTCACACGAAGGAATGTACAAGTCTGGTAAAAAAAACGGGACTTGGAAATCTTGGTATTGGAATGGACAATTGCAGGAAGAATCTTTTTATGTATCTGGTATAATAGATGGTGTCAGAAAAAAATGGTATCAAGATGGCAAATTGAAAGAAATGATTTCGTATAAGTTAGGGAAATTTGATGGCGCTTGGAAAGCGTGGCACGAAAATGGACAATTGAAAGAAGAACGGTTCTATAAGAATGGCGAGTATGAAGGTACCTGGACAGAATGGCATAGAAATGGTCGCCTGAAATCGAAGGTCATTTACAAAGATGGTAAACGTTATGGAACTTGGAAATGGTGGTATGATAACGGCAAAATGCAATGGGAAGATAATTATGTATTAGACAGAGCTCATGGAGTATGGAAAAGATGGTATAAAAATGGAAAATTGAAATCCTTATTTTATTATAAAGATGGTCATTTAGAAGGCGCTCGGAAAAAGTGGTTTGAAGATGGAAAAATCGCTGAAGAAGAACATTATAACGATGGAAAGCTCGACGGCGTTAGAAAAACGTGGTTTGAAAATGGACGTTTAAAGGCTGAAGAATACTATGAGTTAGACAAGCCCATTGGTGTATGGAAAAAATGGAATGAAAACGGAGAACTGATAGAGGAAGAAACCTATAAAGACGGATTTAAGACATCCGTCCTTGATAAACCTGTTAGTCGCGATGATGGCCAATATAAAAAGAAACGGAGACGAAAGTCTGTACCAACAATGAGTGTAATTGGGAGACTAAGAAGTTATAATATTGATGATTCTTTAAAAGCTCGGCAGTCTATTACTGACGAGCCAATTTGGAAACGGAAACTCGATTGA
- a CDS encoding YgcG family protein, whose protein sequence is MRKRVLSILFILLLAIPVAAGFRVNKAGLPKRPQNSYVYDEDRLISKQEIQFINALSEELYKKTGFGLAVALIHDIGFADFRDYALNIAESWGVGGKTNEGVLIFAAMKQHKRSVEVGYGAEGYLPDVLVERLQQKTIVPAFRVEKYGQGVMLLAWEIAQVVAKEKGITIEVNTDQLPQEEENSPFGLALIIFVILFLLVSKNGGGRGNGCLWFLLGNALSNSSRGHHRGGFGGGFGGFGGGGFGGGFGGGFGGGHFGGGGSGGSW, encoded by the coding sequence ATGAGAAAAAGAGTTTTATCAATACTGTTTATTCTGTTGCTCGCAATCCCAGTTGCGGCAGGTTTTCGCGTAAACAAGGCGGGACTCCCGAAGCGCCCGCAGAACAGTTACGTGTACGATGAAGATCGCTTGATTTCAAAACAAGAAATTCAGTTCATCAACGCACTTTCTGAAGAACTTTACAAGAAAACAGGCTTTGGGCTTGCTGTAGCACTCATCCATGACATCGGCTTTGCAGACTTTAGAGATTATGCCTTGAACATTGCCGAAAGCTGGGGCGTTGGCGGCAAGACGAACGAAGGTGTCCTGATTTTTGCGGCGATGAAGCAGCACAAGCGCAGCGTCGAAGTCGGCTATGGAGCCGAAGGCTACTTGCCCGATGTGCTTGTGGAACGGCTCCAGCAAAAGACGATTGTGCCAGCATTCAGAGTTGAAAAGTACGGTCAAGGCGTCATGCTATTGGCTTGGGAAATCGCTCAAGTTGTCGCTAAGGAAAAAGGCATTACGATCGAGGTCAACACTGACCAGCTCCCGCAAGAAGAAGAAAACAGTCCGTTCGGACTCGCACTCATTATTTTCGTGATTCTGTTCTTGCTCGTTTCGAAGAACGGCGGCGGACGCGGAAACGGATGCCTCTGGTTCTTGCTCGGAAACGCCCTTAGCAATAGCAGTCGTGGTCACCACCGCGGCGGTTTCGGCGGAGGATTCGGGGGATTTGGCGGAGGCGGCTTTGGAGGCGGTTTCGGCGGTGGATTTGGAGGAGGCCACTTTGGCGGTGGCGGCTCCGGCGGAAGCTGGTAA
- a CDS encoding alpha/beta fold hydrolase, whose amino-acid sequence MSEKWIWLPDWASNLGVWEDDLMDVAPSANHNYVAYSLMADFLEKPENIPDFKKCSTVVAWGLGALSLMCSTEGPQKGQKWILLSPYADFCDEIGNWTVPNLHFMAHQLETTTEPALKAFMELFEDDFGDWQDDWFNEAKKYDAESLAKGLMYLASHRVESVIPNSENIQVLYGRLDATVQPEWTLKLKEFLPKAEFKERPKAGHWPPMLLL is encoded by the coding sequence ATGAGCGAAAAATGGATCTGGCTGCCAGATTGGGCTTCAAATTTGGGTGTTTGGGAGGATGATCTGATGGACGTCGCTCCTTCAGCAAACCATAATTATGTGGCTTATAGCTTGATGGCTGATTTTCTGGAAAAGCCGGAGAATATTCCTGATTTCAAGAAATGCTCTACGGTTGTGGCTTGGGGACTCGGTGCTTTGTCGCTGATGTGTTCTACGGAAGGGCCTCAAAAGGGGCAAAAGTGGATATTGCTTTCGCCTTATGCCGATTTTTGCGATGAAATCGGTAACTGGACTGTGCCGAACTTGCATTTTATGGCTCACCAGCTAGAAACAACTACTGAACCTGCGCTCAAAGCCTTCATGGAACTGTTTGAGGATGATTTTGGCGACTGGCAGGACGACTGGTTCAATGAAGCCAAAAAATACGATGCGGAGTCTCTGGCTAAGGGGCTTATGTACTTGGCGTCGCATCGCGTAGAATCCGTAATCCCGAACAGCGAGAATATTCAGGTGCTTTATGGACGACTGGATGCGACTGTCCAACCAGAATGGACGCTGAAGCTTAAGGAGTTTTTGCCAAAAGCAGAATTTAAGGAACGCCCCAAGGCTGGCCACTGGCCGCCGATGCTGTTGCTTTAA
- the lnt gene encoding apolipoprotein N-acyltransferase, with protein MTTDHILNKLKTLPRAYKVYVAILVAVEFVLFLLRPDTPGLYTQLPQLLPIVAAIPFLFFKNARRPFARFMNTYGIIVFAFLALDYVTRSHAGLFQIVTTFIPMMLYWFSLFARWNVKLFKQKDARIALALATISWIFVAFAFPPLPLGPAMLVLLVPWFIMLNKYNRETAVFATFWASMVYNTINYYWIRNVMNVETAPSGLIFLGLILLIAYLSLFNVLAAFAYSTAKNLKIKGKAYLLILFPVFFAGIEMVRTTGDFAFPWSHLGYTFGNHLELIQALSIIGVFGYSILIVASNQAVAYAFLQKGRKKFAIFAIPFVIFLTLLIHGSCVLSSSEASPYYNADAPENPSIAMVQPSITQGVKWSKTRFDSIITKTFNMALDSAQPGTNIILLAETAIPDHIRRQPIILRRLHQMADMRNASILTGALDYKRISNDMNNPRRFEIYNASFLFTPGDNDFPKRYIKKHLVPFSERIPFDDVFPILNYVDLGEGDFVPGKETPVYGPYNWTPYICYDAIFGDLIREAIQAGSRLMVNITNDGWFGRSTAPFQHLNIVRHLAVTYGYPVARLANSGVSAFIDQYGHYDQNTNIFEERVIQRKMPLKTRSTIYTSVGEFFEKFLLWFFAIYLVAMFALGKLKNKL; from the coding sequence ATGACTACTGATCATATTTTAAATAAACTGAAGACTCTTCCGCGGGCGTACAAGGTTTACGTCGCGATTCTTGTTGCCGTTGAATTCGTGTTATTCTTGTTGCGTCCGGATACGCCGGGGCTTTACACGCAACTTCCGCAGCTTTTGCCTATCGTTGCAGCAATCCCGTTCCTGTTCTTCAAAAACGCCCGCCGCCCGTTTGCGCGGTTCATGAATACATACGGCATCATCGTCTTTGCGTTCCTAGCGCTGGATTACGTCACGCGCAGCCATGCAGGGCTTTTCCAGATTGTAACGACGTTCATCCCGATGATGCTTTACTGGTTCTCGCTTTTTGCACGCTGGAACGTGAAGCTCTTTAAGCAAAAAGACGCCCGCATCGCTCTCGCCCTGGCTACAATTTCCTGGATTTTCGTCGCATTCGCATTCCCGCCCCTGCCGCTTGGTCCCGCTATGCTCGTGCTACTTGTACCATGGTTCATCATGCTCAACAAGTACAATCGCGAGACCGCAGTCTTTGCGACATTCTGGGCAAGCATGGTCTACAATACCATCAATTACTACTGGATCCGCAATGTGATGAACGTAGAGACAGCGCCTTCGGGACTCATCTTCCTCGGCCTCATCCTCCTCATCGCATACCTCAGCTTGTTCAATGTCCTCGCCGCATTTGCTTATTCCACCGCCAAGAATTTAAAGATCAAGGGCAAAGCCTACCTGCTGATCCTCTTCCCGGTTTTCTTTGCAGGAATTGAAATGGTGCGCACAACAGGTGACTTCGCATTCCCGTGGAGTCATCTCGGCTACACATTCGGTAACCACCTCGAACTGATTCAGGCTCTTTCCATCATCGGCGTATTCGGCTACTCCATTCTCATTGTCGCCTCGAACCAGGCCGTCGCTTATGCATTCTTGCAGAAAGGCCGCAAAAAATTTGCGATCTTCGCCATTCCTTTCGTGATTTTCCTGACTCTTTTGATTCACGGATCTTGTGTACTCTCATCCTCTGAAGCTTCTCCATACTATAACGCCGACGCTCCTGAAAATCCGTCAATTGCCATGGTGCAGCCAAGCATTACGCAAGGCGTCAAGTGGAGCAAAACCCGTTTCGATTCCATAATCACCAAGACATTTAACATGGCGCTGGACAGCGCTCAACCGGGCACCAACATAATCCTCCTCGCTGAGACAGCAATCCCAGACCACATCCGTAGGCAGCCGATCATTCTCAGACGTTTGCACCAAATGGCAGACATGAGAAACGCAAGCATCCTGACCGGAGCGCTGGACTACAAGCGAATTTCAAACGACATGAACAACCCGCGTCGCTTCGAGATCTACAACGCATCATTCCTGTTTACGCCAGGTGACAATGATTTTCCCAAGCGATACATCAAAAAGCATCTCGTTCCTTTTAGCGAACGCATTCCTTTCGATGACGTTTTCCCCATTTTGAACTATGTCGATCTTGGCGAAGGCGATTTCGTTCCCGGAAAGGAAACTCCAGTTTACGGTCCTTACAACTGGACGCCCTACATCTGCTACGACGCGATTTTCGGAGATCTCATCCGAGAAGCAATCCAGGCCGGTTCCCGCCTGATGGTAAACATCACGAACGACGGATGGTTCGGCCGCAGCACAGCGCCTTTCCAGCACCTGAACATCGTACGCCACCTCGCTGTAACTTACGGTTACCCGGTTGCTCGCCTTGCAAACAGCGGCGTATCAGCATTCATCGACCAGTATGGTCACTACGATCAGAACACGAACATTTTCGAAGAACGCGTCATACAAAGAAAGATGCCCCTCAAGACGAGGAGCACCATCTACACATCTGTCGGTGAATTCTTTGAAAAGTTCTTGCTCTGGTTCTTTGCGATCTACCTTGTAGCGATGTTTGCGCTTGGAAAATTGAAAAATAAGTTATAG